In one window of Cytophagaceae bacterium ABcell3 DNA:
- the tsaD gene encoding tRNA (adenosine(37)-N6)-threonylcarbamoyltransferase complex transferase subunit TsaD, whose translation MDLTILAIESSCDETSVAIIKNGNILANVVATQSIHEKYGGIVPELASRAHQQNIVPAVAEALNKANITKFMLNAVAFTKGPGLLGSLLVGVSFAKSFALGLGLPLIEVNHMEAHILAHFIEDPKPSFPFLCLTVSGGHTQIVRVDDHLSMTVLGETQDDAVGEAFDKSAKLLGLPYPGGPLIDKYAKEGNPKAFPFPDVDMPGLTYSFSGIKTAILYFLRDKQKENPDFIAQNLPDICASIQFTLIRILLKKLVKASKETGITNIAIAGGVSANSGLRKALEEEAAKRGWDIFIPRFEYCTDNAAMIAMAAHFKYQKKLFTDQEVCPEPRMKI comes from the coding sequence ATGGATTTAACAATCTTGGCTATAGAGTCGTCTTGCGATGAAACCTCTGTTGCTATAATTAAAAACGGCAATATTCTTGCCAATGTTGTGGCTACCCAGTCCATACATGAAAAATATGGGGGTATTGTCCCTGAGCTTGCCTCAAGGGCGCATCAACAAAATATAGTCCCTGCTGTAGCAGAGGCTCTGAACAAAGCAAATATAACAAAATTTATGTTAAATGCCGTAGCATTTACCAAAGGTCCTGGACTTTTAGGTAGCTTGCTGGTAGGTGTTTCTTTCGCTAAATCATTTGCTTTGGGGCTTGGATTGCCGCTAATCGAAGTAAATCATATGGAAGCCCATATCCTTGCACATTTCATAGAAGACCCTAAGCCCTCTTTCCCTTTTTTGTGCTTAACGGTAAGTGGGGGACATACACAAATTGTTAGGGTCGATGACCATTTGTCAATGACTGTACTAGGTGAAACGCAGGACGATGCAGTGGGCGAAGCTTTTGATAAATCGGCTAAACTTTTAGGATTACCCTATCCCGGAGGGCCTTTAATTGATAAATATGCCAAAGAAGGAAACCCTAAAGCTTTTCCTTTTCCAGATGTTGATATGCCTGGTTTGACATATTCATTCTCCGGGATTAAAACCGCTATCCTTTATTTTTTAAGGGATAAACAGAAAGAAAACCCTGACTTTATAGCTCAGAACTTGCCTGACATTTGTGCCAGTATCCAATTTACTTTAATTCGGATTTTGCTAAAGAAACTTGTAAAAGCGTCTAAAGAAACTGGCATTACAAACATTGCTATTGCTGGAGGTGTCTCTGCTAATTCTGGTTTGCGTAAAGCATTAGAGGAGGAAGCTGCTAAAAGAGGGTGGGATATATTCATACCACGCTTTGAATATTGCACAGACAATGCTGCTATGATTGCTATGGCTGCACATTTTAAATACCAAAAGAAACTTTTTACTGATCAAGAGGTTTGTCCTGAGCCACGAATGAAGATTTGA
- the smpB gene encoding SsrA-binding protein SmpB, with product MAGDKKIQKTVNIRNKKASFEYHFVDVYVAGIALTGTEIKSIRQGKVNIQDGFCYFKGEELYVKNMHISKYEEGTHFNHDPLRERKLLLKKKELRKLFEKSQEKGLTIILVRLFINDRGLAKLEIALAKGKKLYDKREDIKQKDIKREMDRMKY from the coding sequence ATGGCCGGGGATAAGAAAATCCAAAAAACGGTAAATATCAGGAATAAAAAAGCTTCATTTGAATATCACTTTGTGGATGTTTATGTAGCGGGTATAGCCCTTACTGGAACAGAGATAAAGTCCATTAGGCAGGGGAAAGTAAACATCCAAGATGGTTTTTGTTACTTTAAAGGAGAAGAGTTATATGTGAAAAATATGCATATTTCTAAATATGAAGAAGGTACGCATTTTAACCATGATCCATTACGCGAGAGAAAACTTCTCCTAAAGAAAAAAGAGTTAAGAAAGCTTTTTGAAAAGTCTCAGGAAAAGGGCCTGACCATTATTCTTGTGCGTTTGTTTATTAATGATCGAGGATTAGCAAAGTTGGAAATTGCATTGGCCAAGGGTAAAAAACTTTACGATAAGCGGGAAGATATAAAGCAAAAAGATATAAAGAGGGAAATGGACAGAATGAAATATTGA